One Olsenella sp. oral taxon 807 DNA segment encodes these proteins:
- a CDS encoding BrnT family toxin → MGAGQGEDKRHKHGVTFEEASTVFSDTYALVIDDPDHSEQESRFVIIGLALFAQVLVVCHCWREGARIRIISARKATRHEDEQYWRRRHEG, encoded by the coding sequence GTGGGAGCAGGCCAAGGCGAAGACAAACGCCACAAGCATGGGGTGACCTTCGAGGAAGCCTCGACCGTGTTTTCCGACACGTACGCACTTGTGATCGACGACCCCGACCACTCTGAACAGGAGAGCCGATTCGTGATCATCGGTCTCGCACTCTTTGCCCAGGTCCTGGTCGTGTGTCACTGCTGGCGCGAGGGGGCGCGCATCCGCATCATATCGGCCAGGAAGGCGACAAGGCACGAGGACGAGCAGTATTGGAGGCGCCGCCATGAGGGATGA
- a CDS encoding ATP-binding protein, whose amino-acid sequence MERFLMDDLVGWKNSVRRKPLVLNGARQVGKTWLLMEFGARHFESVAYVNLDNNLGLASQFDVGYDLPRILLMIQAESGQRVIPGKTLVVLDEVQECPKALTSLKYFCENAPELAVVAAGSLLGITFHEGTGYPVGKVDMLDLHPLSFREFLDATGNPMLREVVDSGDKQLLGSLAAKFRELLKQYYFVGGMPEAVATFVESADLSAVRAVQEGVLFGYERDISKHLGAAGAERALSAWRSLPAHLGQENKKFVFGHIGEGARARDYRSAITWLTQAGIATRVPRVSKPGVPLSAYADESAFKLFSLDVGLLCALSRLDASSIVDGNALFTEFRGALTEQYVCQQLVSDCNLSPCYWSAENSRGEVDFLVQRGGRVYPIEVKAEENLRSKSLRAFSGRYPGTVSRRFSLSGFCDQGWMRNVPLYAIGNSGSWD is encoded by the coding sequence ATGGAACGTTTCCTTATGGATGACCTCGTCGGATGGAAGAACTCCGTTCGCAGGAAGCCTCTTGTGCTCAATGGTGCCAGGCAGGTTGGGAAGACCTGGTTGCTCATGGAGTTCGGCGCGAGGCACTTCGAGAGCGTCGCCTACGTCAACCTCGACAACAACTTGGGCCTCGCCTCTCAGTTTGACGTGGGCTATGACCTGCCCCGCATCTTGCTCATGATCCAGGCGGAGAGTGGGCAGAGGGTGATCCCCGGCAAGACCCTCGTCGTACTTGACGAGGTTCAGGAGTGCCCCAAGGCGCTCACCTCGCTCAAGTACTTTTGCGAGAACGCCCCGGAGCTTGCTGTGGTGGCGGCGGGATCCCTCCTGGGCATCACGTTCCACGAGGGCACGGGTTATCCCGTCGGCAAGGTTGACATGCTCGACCTCCACCCTCTGAGCTTTCGCGAGTTCCTTGATGCGACGGGCAACCCGATGCTGCGGGAGGTCGTCGACTCGGGCGACAAGCAGCTTCTCGGGTCCCTTGCGGCGAAGTTCAGAGAGTTGCTTAAGCAGTACTACTTCGTCGGAGGCATGCCTGAGGCGGTCGCTACGTTCGTCGAGTCCGCTGACCTGTCCGCCGTCCGTGCCGTGCAGGAGGGGGTCCTATTCGGTTACGAGAGGGACATCTCGAAGCATCTGGGGGCTGCTGGAGCGGAGCGCGCCCTCTCTGCATGGCGCTCGCTTCCGGCGCACCTTGGGCAGGAGAACAAGAAGTTTGTCTTCGGGCATATTGGGGAGGGTGCCCGGGCCCGTGACTACCGTTCGGCGATCACCTGGCTTACGCAGGCCGGTATCGCGACGAGGGTTCCTCGGGTGTCCAAGCCGGGTGTTCCCCTCTCGGCCTACGCAGACGAGTCCGCGTTCAAGCTCTTTTCCCTCGACGTCGGTCTTCTCTGTGCGCTTTCTAGGCTCGACGCCTCGAGTATCGTCGATGGTAACGCACTCTTCACTGAGTTTAGGGGAGCCCTCACCGAGCAGTACGTCTGCCAGCAGCTGGTCTCGGATTGCAATCTTAGTCCGTGCTACTGGTCTGCAGAGAACTCTCGCGGCGAGGTTGACTTCCTCGTGCAGCGCGGCGGTAGGGTCTATCCCATCGAGGTGAAGGCCGAGGAGAACCTGCGCTCGAAGAGCCTGAGAGCATTCTCGGGTCGATATCCCGGCACGGTGTCGAGGCGTTTCAGCCTCTCGGGCTTTTGCGACCAGGGGTGGATGCGCAACGTGCCGCTTTACGCCATAGGCAACTCAGGGAGCTGGGATTGA
- a CDS encoding antitoxin, whose amino-acid sequence MRDEYDFGKGRQSPYAKMLRKPVTMNIDVATIDYFKEESRRTGVPYQTIINMYLGQCAAEGKHLTFV is encoded by the coding sequence ATGAGGGATGAGTACGACTTCGGCAAGGGGAGGCAGAGCCCCTACGCGAAGATGCTGAGGAAGCCGGTAACCATGAACATCGACGTGGCCACCATCGACTACTTCAAGGAGGAGTCGAGGCGCACCGGGGTGCCCTATCAGACCATCATCAACATGTACCTGGGCCAGTGCGCGGCGGAGGGAAAGCACCTCACGTTCGTGTAG